A window from Rhizosphaericola mali encodes these proteins:
- the modB gene encoding molybdate ABC transporter permease subunit: protein MMDWSPLILSLSLAASTTIILFILSLPIAIWLSRKNSFGRSIVDAIVTLPMVLPPTVIGYYLLVAFNPEKNLGKWYEKIFHSQISFSFTGILIGSIIYSLPFMVRPLKVGLQNIPKNIVDASYTLGKSYWETLWKIKIPNCKNAILTGIIFTFAHTIGEFGVVLMIGGNIPNKTQTASIALYNSVEIFDYKTANTYAIIMILFSFVTIITLNIFSNYKKIKTSF, encoded by the coding sequence ATGATGGATTGGTCACCATTAATATTATCCCTTTCATTAGCGGCGAGTACAACGATAATTTTATTTATTTTGTCGTTACCAATTGCAATATGGTTGTCTCGAAAAAACTCTTTTGGACGTTCTATTGTGGATGCAATTGTAACCCTACCTATGGTATTGCCGCCGACAGTCATAGGTTACTATCTTTTAGTGGCTTTTAATCCTGAAAAAAATTTGGGCAAATGGTATGAAAAAATATTTCACTCTCAAATTTCATTCTCATTCACAGGGATTTTAATTGGGTCGATCATTTATAGTTTGCCATTTATGGTTCGTCCATTAAAAGTAGGCTTACAAAACATCCCAAAGAATATCGTTGATGCGTCTTATACATTAGGAAAATCATATTGGGAAACGCTATGGAAAATAAAAATACCCAATTGTAAAAATGCTATTTTAACGGGAATTATATTCACTTTCGCACATACAATTGGTGAATTTGGAGTCGTCTTAATGATCGGAGGAAACATTCCGAACAAAACGCAAACCGCATCTATTGCTTTATATAATTCTGTTGAAATATTTGACTATAAGACTGCAAATACTTACGCCATCATAATGATATTATTCTCATTTGTAACGATAATTACCTTAAATATATTTAGTAACTATAAAAAAATAAAGACAAGTTTTTAG
- a CDS encoding molybdopterin molybdotransferase MoeA yields MISVNEAKDLIKNNLPSPKTTTILLENALNYVLAEDIYSTINIPSFRQSSKDGYAILHQDIANNNFEIVGEQPAGISKNYEIKPNQAIRIFTGAPLPKNADTIVMQEYTVVDNNQMSITGAKFSLGSDVREIGSEIAIGELALKQRTQLQASSIGFLAMLGITEIKVYNKPKISLIITGNELAARGTQLIEGQIYESNSIMLSNAIQGTINETPKIVFAEDNLETLKSVIDNTLKQSDLIILTGGVSVGDYDYVKKACEEIGIDTIFHRVKQKPGKPLYFGKIGNKIIFGLPGNPASSLSCYYIYLQNFLLDFAKMPLTTTIKLPLGKSYTKSGSLTHFLKAKIVNGKVFPLTAQESFRLSSFAIADALIILPETKENFEENEIVEVITLSN; encoded by the coding sequence ATGATTAGTGTGAATGAAGCTAAAGATTTAATCAAAAATAATCTTCCGTCTCCTAAAACGACCACTATTTTATTGGAAAATGCTTTAAATTATGTGTTGGCAGAAGACATTTATTCTACTATAAATATTCCGTCATTTAGACAATCCTCTAAGGATGGATACGCCATTTTACATCAAGATATTGCAAATAATAATTTCGAAATTGTGGGAGAACAACCTGCCGGAATAAGCAAAAATTACGAAATCAAACCTAATCAAGCTATTCGTATTTTTACAGGAGCGCCTTTACCCAAAAATGCAGATACAATCGTAATGCAGGAATACACAGTGGTCGACAATAATCAAATGTCCATAACTGGTGCAAAATTCTCATTGGGTAGTGACGTAAGAGAGATAGGATCAGAAATTGCAATAGGGGAATTAGCTCTTAAGCAAAGAACCCAATTACAAGCGTCTTCAATTGGTTTTTTAGCCATGTTGGGCATTACGGAAATCAAGGTATATAATAAACCAAAAATATCTTTAATTATTACTGGAAATGAATTGGCGGCTAGAGGAACTCAGTTAATAGAAGGGCAAATCTATGAATCCAATAGTATCATGCTTTCTAATGCGATACAAGGGACTATAAATGAAACGCCAAAGATTGTGTTTGCAGAAGATAATCTTGAAACTTTAAAATCTGTTATAGACAACACATTAAAACAAAGTGATCTTATTATCTTAACTGGCGGTGTAAGTGTAGGTGACTATGATTATGTAAAAAAAGCATGCGAAGAAATTGGGATAGATACTATTTTTCATAGAGTGAAACAAAAGCCAGGCAAACCATTATATTTCGGTAAAATAGGTAACAAAATAATTTTTGGTCTTCCAGGAAATCCGGCTTCAAGTCTTTCTTGCTACTACATTTATCTTCAAAATTTTCTTCTGGATTTTGCAAAAATGCCTTTAACAACAACTATCAAGTTGCCTTTGGGAAAATCTTACACAAAAAGTGGCTCACTAACCCATTTTTTGAAAGCAAAAATTGTTAATGGTAAAGTTTTCCCATTGACGGCACAAGAGTCATTTAGACTTTCTAGTTTTGCAATAGCCGATGCGCTGATTATTTTACCCGAAACAAAAGAAAATTTCGAAGAAAATGAAATAGTTGAAGTAATCACTTTATCCAACTAA
- a CDS encoding ATP-binding cassette domain-containing protein, which yields MISGILAPDNGFVQLNENVIYSSDTNIYLPTTKRKIGFIFQDGALFPHMNVLENIQYGANFHNIEALTNDLQISHLLKKKVYELSGGQKQAVALARALANEPSLLLMDEPLSAVDSEWQVTIIEYIKKYQQQKQIPILYVSHSSDEIKALCTKMVLIKDYKSSSIMNPLEYFQEEIIEKSKLIKAENGNYALLISDKLVQNNNNFKISLIK from the coding sequence ATGATATCTGGAATATTAGCGCCAGACAACGGATTTGTGCAACTAAATGAAAATGTAATTTATAGTTCGGATACCAACATTTACCTACCAACTACAAAACGGAAAATCGGATTTATATTTCAAGATGGTGCATTATTTCCCCATATGAATGTTTTGGAAAATATACAATATGGTGCAAATTTTCATAATATTGAAGCGCTTACTAATGATCTCCAAATTTCGCATTTATTAAAAAAGAAAGTATATGAGCTGTCAGGTGGTCAGAAGCAAGCAGTTGCATTGGCACGAGCTTTGGCAAATGAACCATCCTTATTACTTATGGACGAACCCTTATCAGCGGTAGATAGCGAATGGCAAGTGACAATTATTGAATATATAAAAAAATATCAGCAACAGAAACAAATTCCAATTTTATATGTTAGTCATAGTTCAGATGAAATAAAAGCATTATGCACTAAGATGGTTTTGATAAAAGACTATAAGTCAAGTTCTATAATGAATCCATTAGAATATTTCCAAGAAGAAATTATAGAAAAATCGAAACTAATAAAAGCTGAAAATGGAAATTATGCACTTCTAATTTCGGATAAATTAGTTCAAAATAATAATAATTTTAAAATTTCACTAATAAAATAA
- the modA gene encoding molybdate ABC transporter substrate-binding protein, translating into MKKLSILIAILFSCYTSFSQEKITVAVAANMQYTIQTLIKEFNKQDKTQVQVVIGASGNLTQEILNGAPFDIFVSADTKFPEKLHEQNKTIGIPKTYAQGILVLWTAKPNIKLPKSVQELKNPNYKKIAIANTETAPYGSAAKYVLEKAKVWNEIQGKLVTGESITQTSQFIATQNVEIGFTAKSIVVATPAENKGKWLAIKAADYPPINQAAALLKNNTEAQKFYNFLYSNTAKSIYKQFGYLVP; encoded by the coding sequence ATGAAAAAATTAAGCATTTTAATAGCAATACTATTTAGTTGTTACACATCATTTTCACAAGAAAAAATTACCGTTGCTGTTGCTGCGAATATGCAATACACGATACAGACATTGATAAAAGAATTTAACAAACAAGACAAAACGCAAGTTCAAGTTGTGATAGGCGCATCTGGTAATCTAACGCAAGAAATCTTAAACGGAGCACCTTTTGACATATTCGTTTCCGCGGATACAAAATTTCCAGAAAAGTTACACGAACAAAACAAAACTATAGGAATCCCCAAAACCTATGCGCAAGGAATTTTAGTATTATGGACGGCAAAACCTAATATTAAATTACCAAAATCAGTACAAGAACTAAAAAATCCTAACTATAAAAAAATAGCGATCGCCAACACCGAAACCGCGCCGTATGGCAGTGCGGCAAAGTATGTACTAGAAAAAGCAAAGGTTTGGAATGAAATACAAGGCAAATTAGTAACTGGTGAAAGCATCACGCAAACAAGCCAATTTATCGCCACGCAAAATGTAGAAATTGGCTTTACGGCAAAGTCAATTGTAGTGGCTACCCCTGCAGAAAATAAAGGAAAATGGTTAGCAATAAAAGCAGCAGATTATCCGCCTATCAATCAAGCTGCGGCACTATTGAAAAACAATACAGAGGCGCAAAAGTTCTATAACTTTTTATATTCCAATACTGCAAAAAGTATTTACAAACAATTCGGATATTTAGTTCCATGA
- a CDS encoding molybdenum cofactor biosynthesis protein MoaE gives MEENLEKYFHQGAISSHLIGEIIARKQQNSSIGGHDIFLGQIRTDKVEENVVAAIEYTTYKEMAAEALAQLSLDIKEKFQLIDVVILHSLGTVQKGEICLFVMASAGHRKEAIDGCKECVERIKKEIPIWGKKSLQTKIFNGKLINNT, from the coding sequence ATGGAAGAAAATTTGGAGAAATATTTTCATCAAGGCGCCATTTCTAGTCATTTAATTGGAGAGATAATTGCTCGAAAACAACAAAATTCGTCTATTGGTGGTCATGATATTTTTTTAGGACAAATAAGAACAGATAAAGTTGAAGAAAACGTAGTAGCGGCTATTGAATATACGACCTATAAAGAAATGGCAGCGGAAGCCTTAGCACAATTAAGTTTGGATATTAAAGAAAAATTTCAACTAATCGATGTAGTAATTTTACATAGTTTGGGTACAGTTCAAAAAGGAGAAATTTGCCTATTTGTTATGGCTTCAGCTGGACATAGAAAAGAAGCAATAGACGGTTGTAAAGAATGTGTGGAAAGGATCAAAAAAGAAATACCTATTTGGGGAAAGAAATCTTTGCAAACGAAGATTTTCAATGGAAAGTTAATCAATAATACATGA
- the moaCB gene encoding bifunctional molybdenum cofactor biosynthesis protein MoaC/MoaB: protein MVDITHKIYTLRKAIASAEVNVSSIETINKIKNNEVPKGNIFEFARAAGLLGIKKTSDLIPDCHPLPIEYTSINYEIIDLTIKIILEVHTIYRTGVEVEAMHGASIVALTMYDMLKPIDKGITINNIKLEHKSGGKSDYKKVKIADLNVAIIVCSDSISQNQSEDTAGLYIMKKMKEFGIQTIDYSIIPDNSNGISQKAQQLCNDYFDLLIFSGGTGLSDRDNTPDAILPLLTKQVDGPMEIARNYGQERMPYSMLSRGVAGFIDQTFVLTIPGSKNAAEDYMNALFPYLFHVFQVANGFKHS from the coding sequence ATGGTCGATATTACACATAAAATATATACTTTAAGAAAAGCAATTGCAAGTGCAGAAGTGAACGTTTCCTCTATTGAGACTATTAATAAGATAAAAAATAATGAAGTTCCCAAAGGAAATATCTTCGAGTTTGCAAGAGCCGCAGGTTTATTAGGCATCAAAAAAACAAGTGATTTGATTCCAGATTGCCATCCATTACCCATTGAGTACACATCTATCAACTATGAAATTATTGATTTAACAATCAAAATAATATTAGAAGTTCATACAATTTATCGCACTGGAGTAGAGGTGGAAGCAATGCACGGCGCATCCATCGTTGCACTGACTATGTATGATATGTTGAAACCAATCGACAAGGGAATTACAATCAATAATATAAAATTAGAACACAAATCAGGAGGCAAATCAGACTATAAAAAAGTAAAAATTGCAGACTTGAATGTAGCTATTATAGTTTGTTCCGATTCTATTTCACAAAATCAATCAGAGGATACTGCAGGATTGTATATTATGAAAAAAATGAAAGAATTTGGTATACAAACGATTGATTATAGTATAATTCCAGATAACTCCAATGGAATTAGTCAAAAAGCGCAGCAACTGTGTAACGATTATTTTGATCTTTTAATATTCAGTGGTGGTACTGGACTTTCTGACCGAGATAATACACCCGATGCCATATTGCCATTATTGACAAAACAAGTGGATGGTCCTATGGAAATTGCGCGTAATTATGGTCAAGAAAGAATGCCGTATTCTATGCTATCCAGAGGTGTAGCAGGATTTATAGACCAAACATTTGTATTGACAATTCCGGGTTCAAAAAACGCAGCGGAAGATTACATGAATGCTTTATTCCCCTATTTATTTCACGTATTTCAAGTAGCTAATGGATTTAAACATTCTTAA
- a CDS encoding MoaD/ThiS family protein yields MSKENKVYFFGQLKDITKIEAITIKDVSDTDELLREVKTIYPDLEKIKFFVAVNKKMIQENTKIESGQIIACMPPFSGG; encoded by the coding sequence ATGAGCAAGGAAAATAAAGTGTATTTTTTTGGACAATTAAAGGATATTACCAAAATAGAGGCAATAACCATTAAAGATGTATCGGACACGGACGAACTATTAAGGGAAGTAAAAACTATTTATCCAGATTTAGAAAAAATAAAATTTTTCGTTGCAGTTAACAAAAAAATGATTCAAGAAAATACGAAAATCGAATCTGGGCAAATCATCGCTTGTATGCCACCATTTTCTGGTGGTTAA
- a CDS encoding HesA/MoeB/ThiF family protein, which produces MNKYQRQIILPSFGFEGQNKLSDATILVIGAGGLGCPALQYLVAAGTGTIGIIDGDTVSETNLHRQILFTVNDIGKNKATIAKEKLSQLNPDVKIIAYTQNITTENALDILEKYDLVIDGSDNFPTRYLVNDACVLLNKPFVYGAVSQFEGQVAILNSGEQKINYRDLFPEIPTQGSIQNCAEAGVLGVLPGIIGTMQATEAIKFIVGFGETLENKLLTYNLLSQDLFTIDLIKNSQAVQFIPKDKSAFLNMQYQTICTTAGIEIDAPLFKKMADTATVVDVREYEELPKLNPLSHIQIPMSELEERIQEIKGDKIIFVCQHGIRSKNAMQYFAFKIGGNHELYSLKNGVVALN; this is translated from the coding sequence ATGAATAAATATCAAAGACAAATCATATTGCCTTCGTTTGGATTTGAAGGACAAAATAAACTTTCTGACGCTACCATTTTAGTAATTGGCGCAGGTGGATTAGGCTGTCCTGCATTACAATATCTAGTCGCTGCGGGCACTGGTACTATAGGGATTATAGATGGCGATACCGTATCCGAAACAAATCTGCACCGACAGATTTTGTTTACGGTAAATGATATTGGAAAAAATAAAGCGACCATAGCAAAAGAAAAATTATCACAACTCAATCCAGACGTCAAAATCATCGCCTATACGCAAAATATTACAACAGAAAATGCGTTGGATATTTTGGAAAAATATGATTTAGTTATTGACGGAAGTGACAATTTTCCTACTAGATATTTGGTAAATGACGCTTGTGTTTTACTTAACAAACCTTTTGTGTATGGTGCAGTGTCTCAATTTGAGGGGCAAGTGGCGATTTTAAATTCGGGTGAGCAAAAAATTAACTATAGAGATTTATTTCCAGAAATACCTACTCAAGGAAGTATTCAAAATTGTGCAGAGGCTGGAGTATTAGGCGTATTACCTGGCATTATCGGCACGATGCAAGCGACTGAAGCTATTAAATTTATAGTTGGATTCGGGGAAACTTTGGAAAATAAACTATTGACATATAATTTACTTTCTCAAGATTTATTCACCATAGATTTGATAAAAAATTCTCAAGCAGTGCAATTCATTCCGAAAGATAAAAGTGCATTTTTAAATATGCAATATCAAACGATTTGTACAACGGCAGGAATCGAAATCGATGCCCCATTATTTAAAAAAATGGCAGATACGGCAACAGTTGTAGACGTCAGAGAATATGAGGAATTGCCTAAGTTGAATCCTCTATCACATATTCAAATACCCATGTCAGAATTGGAAGAGCGGATCCAGGAAATCAAAGGCGACAAGATTATTTTTGTTTGCCAACATGGCATTAGGAGCAAAAATGCGATGCAATATTTTGCATTTAAAATTGGTGGCAATCATGAATTGTATAGTTTAAAAAATGGTGTAGTTGCACTCAATTAA